A window of the Lepus europaeus isolate LE1 chromosome 5, mLepTim1.pri, whole genome shotgun sequence genome harbors these coding sequences:
- the SPATA46 gene encoding spermatogenesis-associated protein 46 — MENFSLLSISGPRISSSALSTFPNITSSRATSLPDIIKTAAPTEASSPAQTLPTQYSSSSFRHGVHNTVLSPDCSLGDTQNGEQLRRNCTIYRPWFSPYSYFVCTDRESHLEAYSFPEVQQDEGRGDNCLPEDVAESTCSSSSSLENTCPRDTTRKARPGVDSLDYITSQDILTACKWHPAQQNGYKCAACCRMYPTLHSLKSHIKVGFKEGFSCRVYYRKLKTLLGKEQKARPGDRLSSGSCQAFR, encoded by the exons ATGGAGAACTTCTCACTTCTCAGCATCTCTGGCCCTCGAATCTCTTCCTCTGCCCTGAGCACTTTTCCTAACATTACGTCGTCACGTGCCACCAGCTTGCCAG ACATAATAAAGACAGCGGCACCCACAGAGGCATCCAGCCCAGCTCAGACCCTACCCACCCAGTACTCAAGCAGCTCTTTCCGGCACGGGGTGCATAACACAGTGCTCTCACCAG ATTGCAGCTTGGGGGACACCCAGAACGGGGAGCAGCTAAGGCGGAACTGCACCATCTACCGACCCTGGTTCTCCCCTTACAGTTACTTCGTATGCACTGACAGAGAGAGCCACCTGGAGGCCTACAGCTTCCCAGAGGTGCAGCAGGACGAAGGCAGGGGGGACAACTGCCTTCCCGAGGACGTGGCTGAGAGCACCTGCTCGTCCTCTTCCTCCCTGGAGAACACATGTCCTCGAGATACCACCAGGAAAGCCAGGCCTGGAGTGGACTCCCTGGACTACATCACGTCCCAGGACATCCTGACGGCCTGCAAGTGGCACCCGGCCCAGCAGAACGGCTACAAGTGTGCGGCCTGCTGCCGCATGTACCCAACCCTGCACTCCCTCAAGAGCCACATCAAGGTGGGTTTCAAGGAGGGCTTCAGCTGCAGGGTGTACTACCGCAAGCTCAAGACCCTCTTGGGCAAGGAGCAGAAGGCCCGGCCAGGGGACAGGCTTTCCTCCGGCAGCTGCCAGGCCTTCAGATAG